The following coding sequences lie in one Pungitius pungitius chromosome 18, fPunPun2.1, whole genome shotgun sequence genomic window:
- the lhx3 gene encoding LIM/homeobox protein Lhx3 — translation MLLEHPGSSCQNAGNFSRYNSGQEIPLCAGCNQHIVDRFILKVLDRHWHSKCLKCNDCQAQLSEKCFSRGDSVYCKEDFFKRFGTKCAACQQGIPPTQVVRRAQDFVYHLHCFACIVCKRQLATGDEYYLMEDSRLVCKADYETAKQREADSTAKRPRTTITAKQLETLKNAYNNSPKPARHVREQLSSETGLDMRVVQVWFQNRRAKEKRLKKDAGRQRWGQYFRNMKRSRGSSKSDKDSIQEEGMDSDAEVSFTDEPPMSELGLTNGIYSSLSESSPVMGGRQGGNNHGSFPLEHGGLPPQDQFRDIRSNSPYGLPQSPGSLQALPRHQPLISSLVYPDSALSIMSQGGGPGVNPGARGSMSAANGPSSDLSTGSSGGYPDFPTSPASWLDEVDHAQF, via the exons ATGTTGCTTGAGCACCCGGGGTCAAGCTGTCAAAACGCCGGAAATTTCTCCCGGTACAATTCAGGCCAAG AAATCCCATTATGTGCAGGCTGCAATCAACACATCGTGGACCGCTTCATCCTCAAGGTGCTGGATCGCCACTGGCACAGCAAGTGCCTCAAATGCAACGACTGCCAGGCGCAATTGTCTGAGAAGTGCTTCAGCAGGGGCGACAGCGTCTACTGCAAAGAAGATTTCTTTAA GAGATTCGGGACCAAATGCGCAGCCTGTCAGCAGGGAATCCCGCCCACGCAGGTGGTGAGGAGAGCGCAGGACTTTGTGTACCACCTGCACTGCTTTGCCTGCATCGTGTGCAAAAGGCAACTGGCTACAGGGGACGAGTACTATCTGATGGAGGACAGCAGGCTGGTGTGCAAGGCCGACTACGAGACCGCCAAACAGAGAG aggctGACTCGACCGCAAAAAGGCCCCGAACCACCATCACTGCTAAACAGCTGGAAACGCTGAAGAACGCCTACAACAACTCCCCCAAACCTGCACGCCACGTCCGGGAGCAGCTGTCCTCGGAGACGGGCCTGGACATGCGGGTTGTGCAG GTCTGGTTTCAGAATAGGCGAGCTAAAGAGAAAAGGCTGAAGAAAGACGCCGGCCGGCAGAGGTGGGGGCAGTATTTCCGCAACATGAAGAGGTCGCGAGGGAGCTCCAAATCCGACAAGGACAGCATTCAGGAGGAGGGCATGGACAGTGACGCCGAGGTGTCATTTACAG acgAACCACCCATGTCAGAGCTCGGCCTCACCAATGGCATCTACAGCAGCCTGAGCGAGTCCTCTCCGGTGATGGGGGGCCGCCAAGGGGGCAACAACCACGGCTCCTTCCCCCTGGAGCACGGCGGTCTTCCCCCTCAAGACCAGTTCCGCGACATCCGCTCCAACAGCCCCTACGGCCTCCCTCAGTCGCCGGGGTCGCTCCAGGCGCTACCCAGACACCAGCCTCTCATCTCCAGCTTGGTCTACCCCGACTCCGCCCTCTCCATCATGAGCCAGGGCGGCGGGCCCGGGGTCAACCCCGGCGCCAGGGGCTCCATGAGCGCCGCCAACGGCCCCAGCTCGGACCTGTCGACCGGCAGCAGCGGAGGGTATCCGGACTTTCCGACCAGTCCTGCGTCCTGGTTGGATGAGGTGGACCACGCGCAGTTTTGA